The stretch of DNA CTCGGTGTATGCGGCGGTGTTTATATGGCTGAGTATGCGAAGCCGGGCAGAGTCACCAATTTCATCCGTACGTGTATTGAAATGCTGGCATCCCTGCCTTCCATCGTTGTTGGTTTGTTCGGTCTTTTGGTATTCGTCAATACGACAGGCTGGGGCTATACAATCATCGGCGGTGCGTTGGCTTTGACAATTTTTAATATTCCGGTCATGGTCCGGGTAACGGAAGATGCAATCAGAAGTGTACCGAAAGAGCAAAAGGAAGCAAGCTTGGCCTTAGGGATCACAAGATGGCATACGATCAAAACGGTTTTGCTTCCTTACGCTTTTCCGGGAATTTTAACTGGTGCAATTCTTGCTTCAGGGCGTGTTTTTGGCGAGGCAGCTGCATTATTGTACACAGCGGGTCTTTCCACACCGACACTTGACTACGGAAATTGGAATCCATTTTCGGAGAATTCCCCGTTGAATATTTTCCGCCCAGCGGAAACTTTGGCCGTCCATATTTGGTCTGTTAACACACAAGGCTTGATTCCGGACGTACGTGAAGTAGCCAACGGTGCCTCAGCGGTCCTGGTTATTGCTGTACTGGTGTTCAATATCCTCGCTCGATGGCTGGGCAGTGTCATCCATAAGAAACTAACAGCAGGTAAATGATGAAGAGAGGAGTTCGCGACATGAACTATACAGCAGACAGACCGAGTGAGACGAAATCAGATAACACGAAAATGACATCAAATACAACATCCAATAAGGAAGTAGTTCTGGATGTGAAAGATCTCAGTATTTTCTACGGCAGCAATGAAGCTGTAAAAAAGGCAAACATGGGAATTGAGAAAAATGCGGTGACGGCATTGATTGGTCCGTCAGGGTGTGGCAAGTCCACATTTCTTCGTTCGATCAATCGGATGAATGACTTGATTCCTTCAAGCCGTGCGGAAGGCGAAATCATTTATGAAGGCATCAATATCCTTCGGGATGATATCAATGTTGTTGCCTTACGTGCTGAAATCGGCATGGTGTTCCAGAAACCGAACCCATTCCCTAAATCGATTTACAATAATATTACCCATGCTTTGAAATACAATGGGCAGAAAGATAAAAAAGTCCTGGATGAAATCGTGGAGCAAAGCTTGCGTAAAGCGGCGTTATGGGATGAAGTGAAGGATCGTTTGCATCAGTCGGCCCTATCCTTATCCGGAGGGCAGCAGCAGCGTCTTTGTATAGCTCGTACCTTGGCGATGGAGCCGCAAATCCTCCTGTTGGATGAGCCGGCTTCGGCACTTGATCCGGTATCGAATTCCAAAATTGAAGAGTTGATTCTTCAGCTGAAAGAGGATTATTCCATTGTCATTGTGACACATAATATGGGGCAGGCCTCCCGTGTGTCAGATAAAACAGCATTCTTCCTAAGCGGTGATGTTGTGGAATACGATGATACGAAAAAGATCTTCACAAATCCTTCTGAAACGAGAACAGAAGAATATATTTCCGGAAGATTCGGGTAGGAGGCAACGGTCATGCAAGTAGCAGCTGAGAAAGAGACAATTTTCCAGGTCAATGATTTGAACTTATGGTACGATGATTTCCATGCTTTGAAGGATGTAAATTTACAAGCATTGAATAATGAAATTTACGCCATTATCGGCCCATCGGGCTGCGGTAAATCCACTTTCATCAAAACGCTCAATTTGATGATCAATATGGAGCCGGGGGTACGTATGACTGGCGAAATCAATTACAAGAATCAGAACTTGCTCGATTCCAGGGTGGATCTTGTTGATTTGCGCCGTAAAGTGGGTATGATTTTCCAAAAAGGCAACCCATTCCCGCAATCCATTTACGATAATATTGTCTATGGCCCCAAAATCCACGGTATCAAGAAAAAGAGTGAATTGGATGAAATCGTGGAAACGACGTTGAAGGATGTTGCACTTTGGGATGAAGTGAAGGATCGTCTCAAGTCCTCTGCGATGGGACTTTCTGGCGGACAGCAGCAGCGTCTCTGCATTGCACGGGCGCTTGCCACAAAACCAGATGTAATATTGATGGACGAACCGACATCTGCTTTGGATCCGATTTCCACTTTGAAAATCGAAGAGCTTATGACGGAGCTGAAGAAAAAATATTGTATCGTCATCGTCACGCACAATATGCAGCAGGCTTCCCGTATCTCTGATAAGACAGCCTTCTTCCTGCATGGCCGTGTTGTGGAGACTGCAGAGACGGGTAAGATATTCTCTAACCCGGAAGATAAGCGGACAGAAGATTATATTAGCGGACGTTTCGGTTAATTACGTATTGGAGGAGAACGTATGGTAGCAAGAGAGCAATTCTCAGCAGATTTGGAAGCAATTCAGCAATCTATTATTTCTTTTGCGCATGAAGTGGACACAGCTTTGAAGCAAGCAATTGATGCATTATATGAGCGGGACAGCGATCTTGCTTATAAAGTGATCGAAAATGATGATCTATTGAATGAACGTGACCAGGAGATTAATGAAGCGACTATCCAACTGATTGCCATGCAGCAGCCTGTGGCCACGGATTTGCGCAGGCTGGTTGCTTTCCTTCGTGTATCCTCTGATTTGGAACGCATGGGTGACCATGCCAAAAATATCGCAAAAAGCGTAAATCGACTGAATGTATTAAGTCCCTATGATATCCCTCCAGCTATCCGGGATATGCAGGAAGTTGTCAGCAAAATGATTCATAGTGCTGTGCAGGCTTTCGAAGAGGAGGATGTCAGCAAAGCAAAGAAACTGGCTGATTTGGATAATGTCGTGGATAGTATGTATGGTGAATTATTCCGCGATATGCTGGATGAACGAAAAGCGCAAACAGGCAAGCATCAACAGACAATGCAGCTTGTCTTCGTCGGACGTTTTGTCGAGCGTGTAGGAGATCATATTACCAATATTGGCGAAAGCATTCTTTATCTTGTAAAAGGGACTTCTGTTGATTTAAATAAATAAGAAGCAGCGGCAGTTGCCGCTGCTTCTTATTTTGTCATTAATTCAACGATTTCTTTATAGTCCATGTCGGAATCCAGATCATACTTACCGACTTGGAGTGATTGGCTAGCCTCTGTAACATCCAGGTATGTACGGAAAGCAGCTCCATCTTCGATGATTCCCGCTTTCTCAAGCGAGGATGCTACTTCTCCACTGGTCATCCCGTTTTCCAGCTTTAAGGTATACGTTTTTTTCTGCTGCTCAGGTTCCGATTTTGCAGCATTCCCTGTCTGTTTCCCTGTCAGTTGATTGTATTCCTTGTCATCCAGTACATGATAGCCTTGGCCTTCCAGCTCCTGTTTCATTTCGTCATTATCCGGTTTTACCATTTGGGGCTCGGCGGAAGCTGCTTGTTCGGTCTTTGCTGCTTCCGTGTAATGAAAATAAAGCATAATCGCTCCTGCAAGCAGGAGGGCGGTTGCAAATCCTTGTATCACTTGCTTCATAATGGAACTCCCGCCTGTTTTGCGATGCGGTATACATCATCTTCTGTCATATTTGTATGATTGGCTATTTCCCTGATGGAATAGCCTTGCTGATGCAGGCGAAGAACCTGTTGGAAAATAGCTGGCTTCTGTGAGGCCTTATTCGGTTTTGGCTCACGCTGTACAGCTGGAAGGAGCTCTTCTTCAAGAATTTTGACTTTTTTATTCAACGTATATGTTTCTTGCATGTTGGATAGGGTAAGCTGTTCAATTTGCTGATCCAATTGTTTGAATTTATCTTGCATGAAGAACGAGAATATCCATAATATGATACCGGCTGCAAGAAAAGTGATAGCAGCAATTAGCATGTTTGTCTGAACCTCCTACATATTGCTAACTTAGTTATACCATACCAAACAGCTTGCGGATATATCGTTTTCGACAATTTTCACTTTTCTTCTGAAATAGTTATGGATAACGGTTGATTACCTAACATAATTCTGCTATTATTAGATGGTCTGAAGATCGTTAAGTTTTCATACACTTTATTTAAGATTGTTGGGAGGGATTATACATGCGTGTAAATATTACTCTCGCCTGCACAGAAACAGGAGATCGTAACTACATTACAACAAAAAACAAGCGTAAACATCCAGAACGCATGGAGCTTAGAAAATATAGCCCACGCTTGAAAAAGTATACGCTGCACCGCGAAACAAAATAAGCTTGATTAAAAAAACTCCCTCCTATATTTGGCGGGAGTTTTTTTACATAACAAGGGGGGCGGGATGGATGGAAGATAAAGACTTGCTTCGACAAGAGGCGCTCCAGCTGCTGAAGGAGATGCCGCAGACAGATAAGCTTCGAGTCGAGCAAAAGCTGGCGGGATTTCTATTTGGTTCCGCAGTTTGGCAAGAAGCATCCAGCGTGGGTCTTACGATGGCTCTTTCACATGAATGGGATACAACTAGGCTGATCCAGCAAGCTTGGCTGGAAGAGAAGAAAGTATGTGTTCCGCTCACGACCAAAAACAGAGGTATGCAGTTTTTTTATATAGAAAGCTATGACCAGCTCACAAATGGTGCTTTCCATATCAAAGAACCGGTTCCGGAACTATGTCTACCCGCTTCAAAGGATGAAATCGACCTTCTGATTGTTCCTGGTCTGCTTTTTACAGAATCAGGTTATAGGATTGGTTATGGAGGGGGCTACTATGATCGCTATTTAACCGATTTTAAAAATACGACATTGTCGCTGGCAAGTACACAGCAAATCAGAAGATCATTGCCCATAGCTCCTTTTGATCTGCCAGTCGATCATCTTTTGACAGATGATGGTTTTCTGTTTTGACCGAATAGGAGTATTCTCCTTCGGGTTACACTATGGTTATCCCGAAGGAAAGGAAGGGTGCTGATGTGGAAAACCCTTATCACGACGCTGACACTGGCAGCAAGTGTCGTATTTTTAGTTCGGGAGCGGTACCGGGTGCTGAATGCACTGTTAGCAGTAACGGTCCTGCGTAAAGGGCTTATCCGGCTTTCAATGGGATTTGAGCCCCTGCGTTCCCGGATGCTGCCGATTTTATTCAAACGCTCAGTGTAAACTGGGCGTTTTTCCATGATTTTTTTGATAAACTGTAGGCAGAGGGGGAGAGGTATGACCTACAACGAAGAAACGGCGTATTACAGAATGATCAATCGTCTGCTTGCCGTTCACGATTTCACATTTATAAGGGCTGAGGATGACCTGCGTGTCGCTTGGCTGGAGAAGAAGCAGGATGGAATAACCTATATCGTGAAACTTTCGCTCAAGACGTTTACTTGGGCAAATCATCTCAAACAGGATATTTTGAAAACCGCCAACCAAATTCAAAATATGAATAAAGGATTATTTTCCAAAAAGACAAGGATACATAATGTCTATTTTGGCGAACAGGAACCTGCTGATGATTGGTCAAAGCTTAAGAAACCCATGATTATCAAAAGCAGACGCCCGATCCCGATGCAGCTTTATTATTTGGATCGCGAGTCGAATGAGACAGAGATGGAGAAACTCTTTCGGCATTTGAAGCTGGAAGATACCTTGTCTTTGACATCGGCCGATGAACAGGAAATCGAGATGGAGAAGGGGAGGCTGCGGAGTTTGCTGATTCAGCAGCAGCAGGCTGAACAAGCTGTTTTCCATCGAAAGAAACCGCTTCTGGTCTATGCATTCATCGGAATTTGCCTGTTGATGTTCCTAATGGAAACATTGCTTGGCGGTTCTACGAATTCCGCGGTGCTTATCGAGCTTGGGGCAAAGTATAATCCTCTTATCCTGTCAGAAAATGAATGGTGGCGTATCGCTTCCTCGATGTTTCTGCACATCGGCGCGCTGCATCTTTTAACGAATATGCTGTCGCTGTATTATCTCGGAACATTGACGGAGCAGGTTTTTGGTCATCGGCGTTTCTTTTTGATTTATCTTTTAGGCGGTGTCATTGGGGGATTGGCGAGCTTCGCTTTCTCCGACAACCTGAGTGCGGGCGCATCAGGTGCTATTTTTGGGCTGTTTGGTGCTTTGCTTTATTTTGGAGTTGTATATCCAAAGCTGTTCTGGCGGACGATCGGGAACGGGCTGATTGTCATTCTCCTTATCAACTTGGTGATCAGCTTCTCTGCGAGTCACGTCATCGATGTATTCGCTCATTTAGGCGGTTTGGTCGGCGGCTTTGCGGTTTCGTTCCTGGTCGGACTGCCGGGTAAGAAGAATAAGGGTGCCCGACTTGGCGGACTTCTTATGACTGTCCTATTGATTGTCGGCCTTCTTTGGTATGGATTGGCTGGTCCTGTCAATGAATCGGTACGTCAGATGGTGCAAGTGGAAGAGGCTGCCGAACAAATGGATTATGATGCCATCATCGAGCATACGTCAGCGGCGCTCGATGACGGGGATACCGCTTATGAGCCTGCGCTGCTGTTTTACCGAGGAGCAGCTTATTACGATACAGGAGATGTCGATAAAAGTATCGCTGATTATGAACGCCTTGTTGAGCTGCAGCCCGATAATGATTCTGCTCATTATCTGCTGGCTGCAGCGTTACATGCGCAGGGAAATGACGATGAAGCCAGGAAGCATGTGAAAAAGGCAACCGAACTCGATCCGGATAATCAGGAATACAAGCAGCTTCAGCAAGAGATCTCTCAGTAATATTGCAGCAGCTCTCTATGCCGGCCTGTTTCATCCTGATACAGCACCCGCAGATGCTTACCGGATTTATCGAAAAGCAGCAATGGAACGTATGTGCTCACTGTGCCTTCCTCCACGGCTGGACCGATTGGCACGATATAATTACGGTAAAGACCTTCCCAGAGCCGGCTGATGACCTCCTGCCTTTTTTTATCTTCCGAAAGGCCGTTGATAGTTGATAAATCGGCATTTGGCAGCGCGGTGAGCGGTACTTCGATATATTGATCGGCAGGGATGGATAACTGTTGTTTTGCATCTGCCCACACTCGTTTCAGCACTTGGGAGGTATCGGTTATGGCGACGGAGCGGGATTGTATTTCTTTTTCGTTCTTGGGGAAGGAAAACAGTTCAAACGAATTGGACGTATAGGAACGAATCCCGGACAGCTTGAATGTGCTTGTGATTTCGTTATCATGCAGCTCCGCAAAATGAAAAGATACGGCATCCAGCTGCTTGTTTGGCTGAAGGATAAGCGTTTTTTCCTGTATCAAGCTGCGACCAGGATGCATCCATTTATTCATCACGCCTGCCAATTTTCCGTTTTCAAACAGCAGTCCGACGTCCTGACGCAAATATGCTTCTCTGTCAAGTAAGCTTTCGATACGCCAATGGACTCTCCGGAAATCCACTTTTTTCAAGGATGTGGATGTATCGGCGAAAGCGGCAGCATCATCGATCGGGAAGTGCTGGATCACTGGCTGAGGCTGCTGGGTGCGAATGAAATAAATGGTACTAAGGATAACGGAGAAAAGGATACATCCAATTACAAGCATTTTTCGCATTCATTGTCCTCCTCATTGGACAAACTCTCGCTTATTGATACTATGTAATAGACCTACATATTATGAAAGAAGGGATAGCCATGCAAAGAATAGACCGTATTGCTGAAACGTTGGAAAAGCTTGTACATATACCCAGTCCTTCGGGGTATACGGAGCAGGCAATTGATTTTTGCCGCAGTTTTGCCGATTCCCTGGGACTCTCCGCCAGGGTGACCAATAAAGGAGCTTTGCTGATCACGGTGCCAGGTAAAGATACAGCTCACCATCGTCTATTGACTGCACATGTTGATACCTTGGGAGCGATGGTAAAAGAAATAAAAGCGGATGGAACTTTGTCATTGGCAATGGTTGGCGGTTTTCGCTGGAACAGTGTCGAAGGAGAATACTGTACGATACATAGCAAGGAAAAAGCCTTCAGCGGGACTATCCTGATGCATCAGACCTCCGTGCATGTTTACCGTAACGCAGGGGAGGCGAAAAGGGATGAGAAAAACATCGAAGTACGGATCGATGAGCTGACGGCATCCCGCGAAGAAACAGAGGCACTGGGAATCCGCGTCGGGGATTTCGTCTCATTCGATCCGCGCTTTGAACGTACAAATTCCGGATTCATCAAATCCAGGCATTTGGATGATAAAGCCAGTGTCGCCATCCTGCTTGAGCTGCTTCGGGATTTGAAGGAAGAAGGGCGGCAGCTGCCGTATACCACGCATGTGTTCATCTCTAATAATGAAGAAATTGGTTATGGGGGCAATTCGAACATACCTGCAGAAGTGGTGGAATATATCGCGGTCGATATGGGAGCGATCGGGGACGGTCAAGCAACGACCGAATTTGATGTATCGATCTGTGTGAAAGATTCAAGCGGTCCTTATCATCATGGGTTAAGGGAGCAGCTGGCTGAGCTCGCGCAATCAAACGAGTTGCCGTATAAGCTGGATATTTATCCTTATTACTCATCAGACGCTTCCGCAGCAATACGAGCAGGATATGATATCCGGCATGGTCTGATCGGACCTGGCATAGCTGCATCCCATGCCTTCGAGCGGACTCATGAAAAGGCCCTGGCAGCAACCTATTCCTTGCTGGAAGCTTATCTTCAAAGTCACATGTCATAATTGTAAAGATATGACCTGAAGTCAATTGATTTCAGGTTATTTTTTTTACAATAAGGCATATTGTTAAGAAGGTGTGAACGTATTCTTAAATCATTTTCAATTTTAGGTGAAGGTTGTTATAATATGTTAGGTGATATGTATGAAAACGGTTTATGATGTAATGCAGTTATTGAAGACGTATGGAATTTTTGTATACATTGGAGACCGCAAGCTCGATTTGAGCATGATGCAGGAAGAGCTGCGGGAGCTGTATGAAAATAAACTATTGTCTTTACAGGAATATGGACAAGCAAATTTGATTTTAAGAAAAGAGATAAGTGCTTTGTCGGATAGTCGAGAAGGAGCGGGAAACAATGAGTAAGGATGGATTATTGATCGGTGTCGATATCGGGGGCACGACAATCAAGCTCGCCATCATCGATGAAACGAGCGAAATCATTGAAAAATGGGAAATCAAGACGGATAAATACGAGCAGGGTCTGCACATTCCGAAGCAGATCTGGGAAACGATCCAGGCGAAGCTTGAGGAACTCGGCATCGCGAAGGAAAGGATCCAAGGCATTGGAGTCGGAGCCCCGGGTTTCGTTGTCCCGCGTAATGGTGTCATTGCAGAAGCAGTCAATGTCGGCTGGCGCGATTTCCCTCTCTCGGCTGAGCTGGGTGTATTATCCGGGCTTCCTGTATTCATCGATAATGATGCCAACCTGGCAGCATTGGGCGAAGTATGGAAAGGTGCTGGAGCCCAGCAGGATAATATCATCGCCATCACTCTGGGAACTGGCGTAGGAGCAGGCTTGATTGCGAATGGACATATCATCAATGGCATCAATGGTACAGCAGGGGAAATCGGCCATGTCACGGTCGAAGAAAATGGTGCCCCATGCAATTGCGGGCGCAAGGGCTGTTTGGAAACAATCTCATCTGCTACCGGTATCAGCCGCCTGGCAACCGAAGCAGCAGCTGAGGATCCCGATAGCGGTTTGGGCAAGCGCCTTGCAGACAACGGCGCCGTTTCTTCCAAAGATGTCTTCGAGCTGGCTGCCAAAGGGGATGAACAAGCGAACAGGATCGTGGAAAAAGCAACCACTGTCCTGGCGCATGTCTTATCCAATGCGGCTATCCTTACCAATCCCTCCCGAATCATCATCGGGGGCGGCGTTTCAAAAGCAGGGGAGGCCTTGATCGGTCCGATCAAGGAAGCCTTCAAAAAAGCAGCGCTGCCGCGCACAACATATGATTGCGAAATCGTGCCGGCACAGCTCGGCAATGACGCAGGTGTCTACGGTGCTGCTTACCTGGTGAAACAGCACTTGGAGGAGGCTGCAAAATAATTAAAGAAAAAATGCGTGCATGGCAGCAGCACAAGTTGCTGCCATCTGTTTTACGCTCTGTTCTATAATGAGGAGGATTTTTACTTGAAACGAACATTCACTGCACCATTATATATTTTGGCGACAGTTTTGTTTGGACTGAAAACGTATATCATTTATCGTTTCCTATTCAATATCAGTTTGGATAATGCCATGCAGGAGTTCATCCTGCTGCTGAATCCGTTTGTAAGTGCCTTTCTGGCTTTTGGCCTCAGCGTATTATTCTCACGTAAATGGCAGATACGGTATATCCGGTTCATCAGCCTCGTGGGTTCTATCATCTTGTACATCAACTTGATTTTTTACCGTCACTTCAGTGATTTCCTCACAGTGCCGGTCCTCATGCAAGGAAGCAATGCCGCAGATCTTGGCGGCAGTATTCTCAGCCTTATCTATCCGCAGGACATCCTGCTGTTCTTGGATTTGGCCATCATCTGGTTCCTCAGCTACCGTTATAAAGAGACCATGACGGTCGATTACCTTCGCAGAAAGAAAGTTTCAACCATGGCGGCCATTGCTGCTTTCGTCGTATTGAACGTAGGCTTGGCTGAAGCGGAACGTCCGCAGCTGTTCACCCGCGGCTTCGACCGGGAATATTTGGTCAAAAACATCGGTTTATTCAATTTCCACATTTACGATGCTGTCATGCAATCGAAGACAGAAGCACAGCGTGTATTTGCCGACGGGAATGAACTTCCGGAAATCACTTCTTATGTAAATGAAGAAGTGGAGACCGGGAAGTCGGAAAAATTCGGCCAGGCAAAAGGGAAGAATGTCATCTTCATTTCCCTGGAGTCCATGCAAAGCTTCCTGATCAATAATGAATTGAATGGGGAAGAAGTCACTCCATTCCTGAATAGCCTGACAAAGGATAAAGATACGTATTATTTCGAGAATTTCTATCATCAGACAGAACAGGGGAAGACCTCTGATTCCGAATTCCTGGTTGAAAACTCCCTGTATCCGCTGCCGCGCGGTGCCGTGTTTTTCACACATGGGCAGAATGAATACAACGGAACACCGGAAATTCTCGGACAGCATGATTACACGACTGCAGTCTTCCATTCAAACAACTCCAGCTTCTGGAACCGTGACGTCATGTATGACAGCCTTGGCTACGATACATTCTATGATGAAAATAGCTACGACGTCATCACAGAAGGAGAGGATCGAAATACAGTCGGATGGGGCTTGATGGATAAGCCATTCTTTGAACAGTCGACTCCTTATTTGCAGGAATTGGAAGATCCATATTATACGAAGTTCATCACCTTGACGAATCACCATCCATTCGATTTGCCGGAAGAGGAAGCAACGATTGATCAATTTGACTCCAATTCCCAGACATTAAATAAGTATTTCCAAACAGCGCGCTATACAGACGAGGCTGTGCAGCAATTCTTCGAGCAGCTGAAAGAATCCGGTGAGTATGAGGATTCCATCATCGTCATGATGGGCGATCATTATGGCATCAGTGAATATCACAATAAGGCGATGAGCCAGTACCTGGGCAAGGATATAACGCCATATCAGCAAATACAGAATCAGCGCGTACCGTTCTTCATCCATATTCCCGGTGACGGGAATGGACAGGTGATGGAAAAGGTAGCCGGGCAGATCGATGTGAAGCCGACTATCCTGAGTCTGTTGGGAATTGAGTCCGAGCACGACATCCAATTCGGTAATGATGTGTTTGCCAAAGACCGTAAGGAATACATCGCCTTGCGAAATGGCGATTTCATCAGTGACGATTATGTGTTCACCAATGATATGTGCTATGACAGGCTGACAGGTGAACCAGCAGATGATCAAGAAGGTGAAGAAGCCGAGATATCCGGAGAAACCGGTGAACAGATTGAAAGTGTATGTGAACCGATAAGGGAACAAGTAACAAAGGAACTGAATTACTCCGACCGGATCATCTATGGCGACTTACTTCGATTTTATGACTTTGAAGAAGGAAAAGAAAAAGCAAGTTGACAAAAGGATCGCTGTTATGCAGCGATCCTTTTGCAATAGGCCTATAAAAGTCTGTTATGGAAACAGCGACGATGAATGCAGTCACATTAATAAATGCAAGCAAGAATGTGAGGATGGATTAAGATCACTTGCTTACCCTCCTATGAGCAAATTTGTTGGTTTCCTGCTATACTTGTGTTAAATGAAGCTTGGCAAATACCTTCCATAAAGTAGTGCACACATATATACTTGTCGAGCTTTTGAACATTATTTGGAAAGGAGCAGATGAGCGAAATGAAAATACATACATTAGGTCTAGGACCGATGGGAACAAATTGTTACATACTTGAATCAAAGAATGACTGCCTGATTGTCGACCCGGGCGGAGATAGCGTCAAATTGATCGAATGGATCAAGCAGAAGGAACTTCGGCCGCAGGCAATCCTGCTGACACATGCACATTTTGATCATATCGGGGCAGTCGATGACGCCAGGGATATATATCATATACCGGTATATCTGCATGAGGAAGAAGCCGATTGGCTTGGCGACCCGGGTAAGAATGGGTCAAAAATGTTCCCGGTCAAGCAAATAACGGCAAGGGATGCTGATGAGAGCCTGAAGCCTGGTGAAATGAAGATCGGGCAGTTTGTTTTTGAAATCCGTCATACGCCTGGTCACTCCCCTGGAAGTATCACCTTGGTCTTCCATGAAGCGAAAAGCGCAATCGTTGGAGATGCATTATTCCAGCGCGGTATCGGCCGGACAGATTTATACCGGGGAGATTTGCCGACTTTGATGCACAGCATAACGAATCAATTATTGTCTTTGCCGGATGACTATGAGGTATATCCTGGACATGGGCCTAAGACGACGATAGGGGAAGAGCAAGCGAAGAATCCATTCCTCATATAAAAGAAGATCCCGCCTATATGGTGGGATCTTTTTACTGGGCTAGCTGG from Terribacillus sp. FSL K6-0262 encodes:
- a CDS encoding ROK family glucokinase, with the translated sequence MSKDGLLIGVDIGGTTIKLAIIDETSEIIEKWEIKTDKYEQGLHIPKQIWETIQAKLEELGIAKERIQGIGVGAPGFVVPRNGVIAEAVNVGWRDFPLSAELGVLSGLPVFIDNDANLAALGEVWKGAGAQQDNIIAITLGTGVGAGLIANGHIINGINGTAGEIGHVTVEENGAPCNCGRKGCLETISSATGISRLATEAAAEDPDSGLGKRLADNGAVSSKDVFELAAKGDEQANRIVEKATTVLAHVLSNAAILTNPSRIIIGGGVSKAGEALIGPIKEAFKKAALPRTTYDCEIVPAQLGNDAGVYGAAYLVKQHLEEAAK
- a CDS encoding LTA synthase family protein — protein: MKRTFTAPLYILATVLFGLKTYIIYRFLFNISLDNAMQEFILLLNPFVSAFLAFGLSVLFSRKWQIRYIRFISLVGSIILYINLIFYRHFSDFLTVPVLMQGSNAADLGGSILSLIYPQDILLFLDLAIIWFLSYRYKETMTVDYLRRKKVSTMAAIAAFVVLNVGLAEAERPQLFTRGFDREYLVKNIGLFNFHIYDAVMQSKTEAQRVFADGNELPEITSYVNEEVETGKSEKFGQAKGKNVIFISLESMQSFLINNELNGEEVTPFLNSLTKDKDTYYFENFYHQTEQGKTSDSEFLVENSLYPLPRGAVFFTHGQNEYNGTPEILGQHDYTTAVFHSNNSSFWNRDVMYDSLGYDTFYDENSYDVITEGEDRNTVGWGLMDKPFFEQSTPYLQELEDPYYTKFITLTNHHPFDLPEEEATIDQFDSNSQTLNKYFQTARYTDEAVQQFFEQLKESGEYEDSIIVMMGDHYGISEYHNKAMSQYLGKDITPYQQIQNQRVPFFIHIPGDGNGQVMEKVAGQIDVKPTILSLLGIESEHDIQFGNDVFAKDRKEYIALRNGDFISDDYVFTNDMCYDRLTGEPADDQEGEEAEISGETGEQIESVCEPIREQVTKELNYSDRIIYGDLLRFYDFEEGKEKAS
- a CDS encoding MBL fold metallo-hydrolase — its product is MKIHTLGLGPMGTNCYILESKNDCLIVDPGGDSVKLIEWIKQKELRPQAILLTHAHFDHIGAVDDARDIYHIPVYLHEEEADWLGDPGKNGSKMFPVKQITARDADESLKPGEMKIGQFVFEIRHTPGHSPGSITLVFHEAKSAIVGDALFQRGIGRTDLYRGDLPTLMHSITNQLLSLPDDYEVYPGHGPKTTIGEEQAKNPFLI